TCGATAAAACATTTGCAGGAAAGCATAAACTGGGTTTTACCGCACTTTTTGAGTATACCAAAAATCACTCGCTGGGCAGCCGTTTCACAGTGACAGGGGTACCGGCAGATTACATTAAAACATCCAATTTCTCGCTTGCATCAGGGCAGCCTGTGGCTAGTTCTGATTATGGCAACTCTTTTTCTGAAACCGGGTTATTATCCTACATGGGCCGGCTTAATTATAGCTATGCCGATAAGTATTTGCTGACCATGACGCTTCGTAGGGACGGATCCTCTACCTTATCTCCTGGTAATCAGTATTTTAATTATCCGGCTATTGGTCTGGGGTGGAATGTGATTGAAGAAAGCTTTATGAAATCCGCCACTTTTGTCTCCAATCTTAAGTTACGCGGCGGCTGGGGTATTTCAGGAAACCGGAATGTGGGTGCCTATTCAACTCTTGGAGCATTATCTGCCGGTTATTACAATTTTGGAACTGGTACTGCCGGACAGCAGCTGGCTTATACAGTGACCAGTCTTCCAGCCAATGATTTGACCTGGCAGTCGACTGCGCAGCTTGATATTGGTCTTGATTTTGGTATTCTTAACAATCGCATTACAGGATCGGTGGACTGGTATCATCAAAAAACCAAAAATATTCTGCTCTCAGTCCCGCTGCCTGCCAGCAATGGTGCGAGTTCAACCCTAAAAAATCTTGGTAAAACCGAAGGAAAAGGGGTGGAAGTGACCACAACCTTTGAGATCATCAGAAAACCAAAAGGGTTTAACTGGAGCGTAGACGCGACTTATTTTTTCAACCGGGAGAAAATCACCCAGTTGACCACACCACAGGAACAGTCCAATATCGGCGCAGGATGGTTTGTAGGACAGCCACTTTCTGTTATTTATGATTACAAAAAGCTGGGTATCTGGCAGACTGCCGACAAGGAAAATGGCACATTAGCCAAACAAACATCTCCTGTACAATATCCAGGACAAATCAGAGTACAGGACCTTAATGGTGATGGAAAAATTGATGCCAACGATCGTCAGCTGCTGGGTAATTTTCAGCCAAAATGGGAGGGAGGCCTTACAACCCGTTTCAGTTTCAGGAATTTTGATGCTTCCGTTGTTACTTATGCCCGGATGGGAATGAAAGTAATTGTGCCTTACCTGACAGGTAACTCTACAGGATCAGGCGGATTTGCCTTCTATAACCAAAGCCGTGTGAATCAGGTGAAAACAGATTATTGGACAGAAACAAATCCTACCAACGCATTTCCTGCTCCTGACGCAAGCGGCGCTGTGGCAAACTTTGGTTCAACGCTTGGTTATTACGATGGTTCGTTTATCAAATGCAGAAGTATCAACTTTGGTTACACTTTCCAAAGTAATGTTTTCAAAAAGATTGGTGCAACATCGGCCAGAATCTACGTAAACCTGACCAATCCATTTATAATCTATTCGCCTTTGGTAAGAGATAATCTTGCTATCGACCCGGAAGGAAACAGTTATGCAAGTGGTCAGTCGACGCTAAACCCGGATGCTTCCAGCGACCGCGGTACGCCAGAGCGTCAGATTTCGGTAAATCTTAATAATCCTCCGGTAAGACAATTCACTGTGGGCGTTAACCTTAAATTCTAATCGATCATGAAATCCATAAAAATTCTGCTTACTGCCGGGCTGATCGTTGCACTTAGCTCAGGTTGTGAAAAAGTGCTTGAAGAGCATCCACAATCCCAAATCGTCCCTTCTTATTTTAATAGTCCATCCGGTGTGCTCGGAGGGATTGCAGGGGTTTACAACGATATTCGAAGCCAATGGGGCACCGAAGGGTTCACGGTCGAAATGCAGGCTGGAACCGACGAGTTTATCCAGGGCGTCAATGCCGGAACTGGTAATGCCTATACCTACAACGGTTTGAACAGCAGTAATTTCGGCTCAGCCTGGGGCGTCGCATTTCAGGATATTAACACGCTCAACGGCGTACTTCAGTATGGTCAGACCATTGATTTGAATGAAACAACGCGGAAGCAATACCTTGCCCAGGCTAAATTTTTAAGGGCTTTCTGGTATTTTTATCTTGTCCAGACCTGGGGTGATGTTCCGCTTCATACCGAATTTATTACCGTAGCCTCACAGGCCGCTTCGCGCCAGCCTGCGGCAGAAGTTTATGAGCTGATCATCAAAGACCTTACAGAGGCTGCCGCTGATTTGCCCAACCAGCCGACCGCTCCATTCCTTGGAAAAGCGGCAACCAAACCCGTTGCGCAGTTTTTGCTGGCCAAAGTATACCTTACCCGCGGATGGCTGAACAATACAGCCAATGACTTTTCGCAGGCGGCAAAAATTTGTGACGAGATTATTGCCAACAAATCTGCTTATGGACTTGATCTTTGGCAGGATTATGGCGATGCCTTTGTGCCTGCGAATGACTATGGAAAAGAAACGATGTTTGTCAGCGACCACGTGCTGGATCCAAAATATGGTTATTACAGCGTCGGTGGAGCAGCCGGCGGCGGTGCGGCCCAAAACCTGAGTCCATGGTTTACCAACTGGAATTATCCCAACAACAGTGGAATCAATTCGATCAAAAATGCTGCCGGAGCTTTTACCAACAGTGGAACTTCGGGCATGATCCGTGATTCGTACTATGGCCGCCCTTATGTGCGGATGCGTCCGAATTCGGATAAGCAGACCACGGGAACACGTGCCGGGAAAAATTATTTCCTTGATCAGGCTTTCACAAACCGTGATGTCGATTCACGTTTTGCCAATTCATTTTACACGGTTTATATTTCCAATACCGCAGTAACGAATACCCCAACAACCGCCAATAATACCCGTGGAATTGGTTACACCACCGTTCCGGGTTCGGATACAGCCGTTTGGCTGCCCGATTATGAAGTGCCAGGGGCGCCTCAGTTTGTAGGATCAAGGCCATTTAAAGGCATTGTTGTGCCGCCAAGTCTTTGGAATAACGGTATTTATCCGGCATTGAAAAAATATATGGATCCAAGTCGCGGTGCCAATTTCAACGATCCATCAACGCGTCCTTGTGTTTTATACCGTTTTTCTGATGTTTACCTGATTGGTGCTGAGGCAAGTTTCAAAGCAGGCGATGCATCCAAAGCTGCAACGCTGATCAATGTTTTAAGGCAGCGTGCAGCATTCAGAAAAACGAATACCGCGGCTCAGAATACAGCTGCGGCGACGGCTATGACGATTACCGCTGCTGATGTAACTCTGGATTTTATTCTGGATGAACGAAGCCGTGAATTTTTCGGAGAATGGCAGCGCTGGCATGATCTGGTCAGAACGCGCTCACTTGTCCGCCGTGTGCAGGAATGGAACAAAGAGGCCGCACCTTACATCAAAGATTTTCATATGTTACGACCAATCCCTCAGTCTCAGATTGATAGGGTCGTGGAAGGTCCTAAGTTTCCTCAAAACACGGGATATTAATACATGTTGATCAAAAAACAATTAGCCTGGGACGCAGGGCTGCCATAAGCGCAGTTCTGTGTTTCAGGATTAGTTTTGTCAGGATTTGAATAAAACCACATAAGTAGTAACACGCCAACGCTCTGCTTTCAGTATTAAAAACATAAATGATGATACAATTCAATAAGAGTCTTATAGTCACCTTCTCGATTATTGCTGCCACTGCCTGTCAAGGGATCTGCCAGAAAATGCCTGAAAAGATAAAACCCCTGATCGACGGCCTCTACACGGCCGATCCCTCAGCACATGTTTTTAATGGAAAAATTTACATATATCCGTCCCATGATGTGGAAGCTGACGTGCCGCAGGATGACGAAGGCGGGCATTTCCAGATGCGCGATTACCATGTTTTCTCCATGGACAGGATCGGTGGAAAAGTGACCGATCATGGTGTGGCACTGGATGTAAAAGATGTACCCTGGGCAGATAAACAAATGTGGGCACCGGATGCGGCTTACAAAAACGGAACATATTTTCTTTATTTTCCTGCAAAAGATAAAGAGGGCATTTTCCGTATTGGCGTGGCTACAAGTAAAACCCCGGCCGGACCTTTTAAGCCAGAAGCAAAACCTATTGAGGGCAGTTATAGCATCGATCCGGCTGTGTTTATGGATACCGATGGTAAGACATACATGTATCTGGGAGGAATCTGGGGAGGTCAGCTTCAGCGCTGGCATACAGGAACCTACAATAAAACTTTGATGACTGATCTAGGCAAAGGCCATGAAAATGAACCTGCATTAAGCGCAAAAATTGCTGTGATGAAAGACGATATGCTTTCATTTGCCGAGCCTTTGCGTGATGTTCAGATCCTTGATGAAAATGGCAAACCTCTTCTTGCCTCAGATGCCAGCAGGCGTTTTTTTGAAGGAGCCTGGATGCACAAATTTAACGGAAAGTATTACTTCTCGTATTCCACAGGTGATACGCACTTGCTTTGTTATGCGGAGGGAACTTCGCCTTATGGACCCTTTACCTACAAAGGCGTGATCATGACTCCGGTCGAAGGGTGGACAACGCATCACTCGATCGTTGATGTGAACGGAAAATGGTATCTGTTTTATCATGATGCTGAGCTTTCCGGTAAAACGCATCTTCGCAGTGTAAAAGTCAGAGAGTTGCTGAGAGATAGCAATGGAAATATTAAAACAATAACTCCTTGATAATTAATATATCATTATTCATTCCTATCAAAAATTAATATGCAACTCGAAAGACGCGATTTTTTATCAACCCTGACTTTGGCAGGAGCCGCTGCGTTGTTTTCCGGTAATCCCTTGCTAGCTGCTACCGCCCAGAAAAAAGAAAAATTGGGCATCGCCCTGGTGGGCCTTGGATATTATAGCACAGATCTTCTGGCACCGGCGCTTCAAATGACTGAAAAATGTTATTTGGCGGGTATTGTGACGGGAACGCCCGCAAAAGCTGAAACCTGGAAAGCGAAATATAAGATCCCTGATAAAAATATCTACAACTATCAGAATTTCGATCAGATCGCCAATAATCCGGATATCGATATTGTCTATGTGGTATTGCCCCCATCCATGCACAGGGAATATGTGGTACGCGCCGCAAAAGCAGGCAAACACGTATTTTGTGAAAAACCCATGGCGCCCTCAGTGGCAGATTGCGAAGCGATGATCAAGGCTTGCAGCAGCAGTAAAGTTAAACTGGCGATCGGCTATCGCTGTCAGCATGATCCTAATATCCAGGCGATTATGAAACTAGCTAAAGAACCAAAATTTGGTAAGGTAAAGATGGTGACAAGTGCCGCCGGATATTTTGACGCGCGCACCGATCACTGGAAACAGAAAAAGTCGCTCGGAGGTGGTGTGATGGGGGATATGGGTGTGTACGCTTTGCAGGGAGCACGGCTTGCAACGGGTGAGGAACCAATCAGTGTTTTCGCCCAGGCTTCTACAACACGTCCGGATATTTACAAGGAAGTGGAAGAAACGATGATGTTTATGCTTGATTTCCCAAGCGGCGCCAAAGCCTCCTGCCAGACCAGTTTTGGCATCAACATGAATCACTTGCATGTCAACTATGAAAAAGGCTGGGCAAAGCTGGAACCGCAGTCGGGTTACAATGGAAATAAAGGAAGTCTGTCGAATGGAACATTGATTGAATTTCCGATTAAAAATCAGCAGGCTAAACAAATGGATGAAGACTGCGATGCCATACTTCGAAACACGGATCTGATCGCTCCTGGTGAAGAAGGGCTTAGAGATATCCGGGTTGTGGAAGCGATTTACAAATCGGCCGCCGCAGGAAAAGTAATAAAAATATAGGCAGAAATATCTGCGGTTTGACACCGCTTATTTAGAAAACCAAATCGTTGATTAAGATTACTAAATGAAGACAAAGCATTTTTTTTATACGGTGTTTTTTGCCGGCAGCATTTTTTTTAGTGAATGCGCGAGTGCTCAGACAACCACCATCATAAACCCGATTTTAACCGGCTTTTACCCCGATCCGAGTGTGGTTCAGGTAGGGACGGATTATTATCTGGTTAATTCTACCTTCTCTTATTTTCCGGGAATTCCAGTTTTTCACAGCAAGGATCTTAAAAACTGGAAACAGATTGGAAATGTCATCGACCGCCCGTCGCAGATGGATTTCATGGGAGAAAAACTAACCAGGGGTTTGTTCGCACCGGCGATCAGTTTTCATAATGGTACGTACTATGTCACTTGTACGGATATTGATCACGACGGGAATTTCATAGTCACTTCCAAAAATCCGGCTGGCCCGTGGAGTGATCCTGTCCGCGTTCCCCAGGTCCGCGGCATAGATCCGTCTCTGTTTTTTGATGAAGAAAACAAAGCATACATCATCTACAACAGCGATCCGCCGGAAAGAAAGTCTCTGTATCCCGGCCACAGAACCATCCGGATTTATGAAATTGATCCTGCGACTTTGAAGGTGATAGGTGAAGAAAAACAGCTTGTTAATGGCGGGGTAGACCTAAGCAAAAAGCCGGTCTGGATTGAAGCACCGCATATCATGAAAAGAAATGGCTGGTATTATTTGTATGCAGCCGAGGGAGGAACATCGGTCAATCATACAGAAGTTGTCTTTCGCAGCAAATCCGTTTGGGGACCTTTTGTTCCATATGAAAATAACCCGATTCTTACGCAAAAAGGATTGCCGGACGACCGTAAAGATCCGATAACGTCGGCTGGTCACGCGCAGTTTGTCGATGGTCCGGACGGTAAAACCTATGCCATATTTCTTGCCGTTAGACCTTATGAAGGAAATTTTTACAACACCGGTCGCGAAACTTTCATCGCACCTGTGGAATGGAAAAACGACTGGCCGATCATTAATCCCGATAGCAAAGAGATCAAATATGAGTATGCCGTAAATTATAAGGAAGTAAAACAAAAGGATACGCCTCCGCAGGCCGGCAACTTTGCCTACACGCTGACTTTCGAAAAAACGTTGGATCCGGCGCTTCTTTTTATGAGGACTATTGATAAGAATTCATTTTCACTATCACAGAAAAGCGGCCTGACGATGAAATTAAAACCGGAAACGATCATGGAAATGGGTAATCCTTCCTTTATCGGAAAACGTCAGCAGCATTTGTATTGTACAACGGAAGTGGAACTTGACTTTTCTGCCAAATCAGAAAAAGAAAAAGCGGGGCTGACCATTTTTCAGGATGAATCTCATTTTTATTTTTTGAGTAAATCCATGGAAAATGGTAAACCTATGATCCAGCTTTATAAAAGCATTGCGGATAAAAAAGAGATGGAACTGCTCGCGCAAATGCCTTTAACTGATGTTTCAAAACCGGTCAAACTACGCATCACAGCCGAAGGCGATTCTTACAGTTTTCATTTTTCAAAAGGAACTTCCTGGCAGCTTTTAAAAGATAAGGTTGACGCTAAATTCCTGAGTACGCAGGTTGCGGGAGGTTTTATCGGCTGTCTGTTCGGTATGTATGCTACTTCATCGGGAGAAGCGACTACCAATTCTGCATCCTTTAAATATTTGAAGTACAGCGGAAATGATCCGATGTTTCCAAAAGTATCAAAATAGGTTTGGGTGAGTTTACACTTCGTTTTACACAAATATTAAAATTCATTTTTGAAGAAATATTAAATTAGATTATATGAAAAAGTCAATTTTTAGAAACTTTTTGACAGTCTCCGCGGTGCTCTTTTGCAGTCTGGTTCACGCTCAGTCCAACTTTACTAATAAGTCAATCGGCGTTGGTGTAGTGGTGGCCGATATGGAGCGTTCATTGGACTTCTATGTCAATGGCATTGGCATGGTAAAAACCGGGAATTTCACAATCAATGAGGAATTTGGAAAAAGAGGCGGCCTGACCGGTGGAGAAGCCACGAATGTCAACATTCTGAAACTTGAAAACAGCCCGGAAGCCAGCGAATGGAAACTGATGAGTTTTGGCAAAAAAGTGGCGCAT
The nucleotide sequence above comes from Dyadobacter subterraneus. Encoded proteins:
- a CDS encoding SusC/RagA family TonB-linked outer membrane protein → MQDSLLNFNMVARVMGISGLHFLLLGGLSTETFASSTFLINDRIPLRSTSVADVEIKGKVTGEDGAALPGASILIKSTTRGTITDTDGNFKINIAENANTILVVSLVGYVSQEVVVGTQKVLNVILKGDNKVLDEVVVVGYGTQRKRDVTGSVVSVSESTLKEVPAPNLINQLKGRAAGVSIISNGSTPGSQGQIRIRGNRTLTTSSGTADSQDGPLVVVDGIPFGGLNDINPDDILSLEVLKDASATAIYGSRGSGGVILVTTKRGKVGKPVFSYDGYHGETRVMGKFNVMNGPEYAQFKLDAAKYNRTSPGTSGYVLTQKEQQALDNGVSTDWQGLIYKPGFMTNHQLGVQGGSETTQYSLGLGYFNETGIIPNQNFQRFNIRATIDQRIGKHVKIGLNTLNTLTYQNTPGGGGIPGGLVRLTPLASPYNADGTVNIFPSEGSIDAAGVSPLTIMTKKDSYLSRTRSLRTFNSIYAEVNILPGLKYRFNAGLNFSQSNFNNYNGPLTYFNSATTQASSNAEISNTEYWDVNLQHLLYFDKTFAGKHKLGFTALFEYTKNHSLGSRFTVTGVPADYIKTSNFSLASGQPVASSDYGNSFSETGLLSYMGRLNYSYADKYLLTMTLRRDGSSTLSPGNQYFNYPAIGLGWNVIEESFMKSATFVSNLKLRGGWGISGNRNVGAYSTLGALSAGYYNFGTGTAGQQLAYTVTSLPANDLTWQSTAQLDIGLDFGILNNRITGSVDWYHQKTKNILLSVPLPASNGASSTLKNLGKTEGKGVEVTTTFEIIRKPKGFNWSVDATYFFNREKITQLTTPQEQSNIGAGWFVGQPLSVIYDYKKLGIWQTADKENGTLAKQTSPVQYPGQIRVQDLNGDGKIDANDRQLLGNFQPKWEGGLTTRFSFRNFDASVVTYARMGMKVIVPYLTGNSTGSGGFAFYNQSRVNQVKTDYWTETNPTNAFPAPDASGAVANFGSTLGYYDGSFIKCRSINFGYTFQSNVFKKIGATSARIYVNLTNPFIIYSPLVRDNLAIDPEGNSYASGQSTLNPDASSDRGTPERQISVNLNNPPVRQFTVGVNLKF
- a CDS encoding RagB/SusD family nutrient uptake outer membrane protein, producing the protein MKSIKILLTAGLIVALSSGCEKVLEEHPQSQIVPSYFNSPSGVLGGIAGVYNDIRSQWGTEGFTVEMQAGTDEFIQGVNAGTGNAYTYNGLNSSNFGSAWGVAFQDINTLNGVLQYGQTIDLNETTRKQYLAQAKFLRAFWYFYLVQTWGDVPLHTEFITVASQAASRQPAAEVYELIIKDLTEAAADLPNQPTAPFLGKAATKPVAQFLLAKVYLTRGWLNNTANDFSQAAKICDEIIANKSAYGLDLWQDYGDAFVPANDYGKETMFVSDHVLDPKYGYYSVGGAAGGGAAQNLSPWFTNWNYPNNSGINSIKNAAGAFTNSGTSGMIRDSYYGRPYVRMRPNSDKQTTGTRAGKNYFLDQAFTNRDVDSRFANSFYTVYISNTAVTNTPTTANNTRGIGYTTVPGSDTAVWLPDYEVPGAPQFVGSRPFKGIVVPPSLWNNGIYPALKKYMDPSRGANFNDPSTRPCVLYRFSDVYLIGAEASFKAGDASKAATLINVLRQRAAFRKTNTAAQNTAAATAMTITAADVTLDFILDERSREFFGEWQRWHDLVRTRSLVRRVQEWNKEAAPYIKDFHMLRPIPQSQIDRVVEGPKFPQNTGY
- a CDS encoding glycoside hydrolase family 43 protein; this translates as MPEKIKPLIDGLYTADPSAHVFNGKIYIYPSHDVEADVPQDDEGGHFQMRDYHVFSMDRIGGKVTDHGVALDVKDVPWADKQMWAPDAAYKNGTYFLYFPAKDKEGIFRIGVATSKTPAGPFKPEAKPIEGSYSIDPAVFMDTDGKTYMYLGGIWGGQLQRWHTGTYNKTLMTDLGKGHENEPALSAKIAVMKDDMLSFAEPLRDVQILDENGKPLLASDASRRFFEGAWMHKFNGKYYFSYSTGDTHLLCYAEGTSPYGPFTYKGVIMTPVEGWTTHHSIVDVNGKWYLFYHDAELSGKTHLRSVKVRELLRDSNGNIKTITP
- a CDS encoding Gfo/Idh/MocA family protein — protein: MQLERRDFLSTLTLAGAAALFSGNPLLAATAQKKEKLGIALVGLGYYSTDLLAPALQMTEKCYLAGIVTGTPAKAETWKAKYKIPDKNIYNYQNFDQIANNPDIDIVYVVLPPSMHREYVVRAAKAGKHVFCEKPMAPSVADCEAMIKACSSSKVKLAIGYRCQHDPNIQAIMKLAKEPKFGKVKMVTSAAGYFDARTDHWKQKKSLGGGVMGDMGVYALQGARLATGEEPISVFAQASTTRPDIYKEVEETMMFMLDFPSGAKASCQTSFGINMNHLHVNYEKGWAKLEPQSGYNGNKGSLSNGTLIEFPIKNQQAKQMDEDCDAILRNTDLIAPGEEGLRDIRVVEAIYKSAAAGKVIKI
- a CDS encoding glycoside hydrolase family 43 protein — encoded protein: MKTKHFFYTVFFAGSIFFSECASAQTTTIINPILTGFYPDPSVVQVGTDYYLVNSTFSYFPGIPVFHSKDLKNWKQIGNVIDRPSQMDFMGEKLTRGLFAPAISFHNGTYYVTCTDIDHDGNFIVTSKNPAGPWSDPVRVPQVRGIDPSLFFDEENKAYIIYNSDPPERKSLYPGHRTIRIYEIDPATLKVIGEEKQLVNGGVDLSKKPVWIEAPHIMKRNGWYYLYAAEGGTSVNHTEVVFRSKSVWGPFVPYENNPILTQKGLPDDRKDPITSAGHAQFVDGPDGKTYAIFLAVRPYEGNFYNTGRETFIAPVEWKNDWPIINPDSKEIKYEYAVNYKEVKQKDTPPQAGNFAYTLTFEKTLDPALLFMRTIDKNSFSLSQKSGLTMKLKPETIMEMGNPSFIGKRQQHLYCTTEVELDFSAKSEKEKAGLTIFQDESHFYFLSKSMENGKPMIQLYKSIADKKEMELLAQMPLTDVSKPVKLRITAEGDSYSFHFSKGTSWQLLKDKVDAKFLSTQVAGGFIGCLFGMYATSSGEATTNSASFKYLKYSGNDPMFPKVSK
- a CDS encoding VOC family protein; its protein translation is MKKSIFRNFLTVSAVLFCSLVHAQSNFTNKSIGVGVVVADMERSLDFYVNGIGMVKTGNFTINEEFGKRGGLTGGEATNVNILKLENSPEASEWKLMSFGKKVAHPKQKFIQDDTGAQYITIHVKSLKPIIERLKGQKVAFLGKTPTQLNKDAHFVLVQDPDGTFIELIGPLE